The genomic region GTTTTCTATGTTATTCAGCTTTTGAAGCAATTGGTCGACTTATAGCTTCATTTACTCTAGAAATAAGCTAACCactaaaagagaaaataaaatcatATATGTACATAGCAGGCTCTGTCTATATAGATTCTAAAATGCTTCAAAGACCAGAATGGAAGATTAGGACCAAAAAATATTTCAGTTGGATTTAATTGGGGTTTTAGCATATGCCATAGTCATCCTTCAAACTAATTCTCTGGCACATGAACTCCCATAGTATTTGGTTAACATAAATGAAAGATAATTGAAAGGAAGAAGGATACTAAAGGTTCAATACAAGTTGACAAACCTGAGGAATTTGTTTGCTTCCGCCAATTCATCTAGTTCACTTGAAATAGTATATCTCCAAGATTTGTACACCTGCATCTCTTCCTCCTGGCAAGCATCAGATGGACAAGAACATGGTAATTCAAATGGCAGAAATGTAACTGCTCCATCTTTTTACTTCTATAAAATGAAATGTAGAAAGCACAAAAATTTGTAATTGAAGAACATAACCACAGTGAATTTGTTTGGAAGTGAAAAGGCATAAGTTAAATACCATCATGGTCTTATGGTTCTGTAGGTCATTTAATTCTGCCCTGATTTTCTGTAATAGCTGTGTGTTCTCATCTAATTCCTTGCCAAAATCAGAGAAGAAATCACCATATCGTGAATTCAACTCTTCCAAGTACTTCTCTAAAACAGAGAGATTCAGTTCTAGTGATCTAACTTTCTGCATTAAAATCTTCAGGACAGTATCTCCACCCATCCTTCCACTTTGCTGCTGGATAATTTCTATTTTGGGTTCAGCAGGATTCAATTTCACTGAATCTTCTTTTAATTGTTGATAATCACTTTTTTCCTTTATCTCTGTTTCTTTATCCGCTAAATTCCTGATTGGTTCAAGCTCATCAGTGCTATCAGCACTTTGAtcctctagaggaagaggtgctgCTGTCGCTGAGGGATCAGCCAACGATTCACCTGTTCTCAAAGCAGACTCTCCAATTGAAATCAAATCCTCGAGCATGCGCTCAATTGCATCAACTCCATAAACTTCGAACTTGCTCAAAGTACAAAAAAATTCAGTGCCATGATGGCTAAGGAACCGCAATTTTAGATAACGTGCCCATTTGGGCTCTTTAAGAGGGAACCTCTGAGTATGTTTAACATTCTCAGCTTTAAAATTCCCAAGCAGGACCCAATTGTCAGTAGGATAGACTAAACTACTAAGCAGCTCAAACTCCTTCAATTTTGATGAATAATGCTCAAAATCTGCAATagctatggttttaactaatgtttCCTCAGAAAGCTCAATGACAACAAATTTTTCTTCTGCACTACATGGACTCCTTAGGTACTTATCCTCATCCCTGCCAAGAATGTTTTGAACACCTTTTGATTCTTTATTGTAAGCTAGAACCTTTGCACCCTTAGAAGCAGCTGCATAATTGTATTCACCCCCTCCAGTCTCAAGCCTATGTGTAATAACTCCAAGTCGATTACTTGTAGTCTGATCCTTTTCATTGTTTGATTTTCTCTTGAATTCATCCAAACCCACAGGAGTAACACGAGACAACCTAAGAGGTTCTGATTGGGTTTCTTTTTCTTCAGGCAGCCTATGAGTTTCTCTTTGGGTTTCTTTATCTTTGGGCAACCTATGTGTTTCTGGTTGCCCTTCTGCCTGAGTTTCTTCAAGCAAACCACTTGTTTCTCTGCATGTTTCTTTACCTTCAGTGAACCTGCAAGATTCCTGCTTTGTTTCTTTATCTCCAGGCAACCCGGTTTGAGAATCCAGATAGTCAGCTTGTGCCGAACCTTCCAAAGTAGGACAACTATCTAAACGTTGCCCAGATCTACTGGAATCGTTTAATAACTGAGGCATGGGTGAAATTTCTTCATCCAACACAAATTCAAGATTACTTTTAAGCTCCTCTGGTTCAGGGTTTACTGTTTCACCGGTACGAGATTCTACCTTGGCACTTTGATCTACATCCTGGTCGTTTACATCTGAAACAATTCCATCATTAGCATATGAATTCAACACGGTACCTGCATGCATGGTATTTTCCACATCATCAGAAGAAGAGACCATGCAATTCGGCCCTTCTTTTTCATTGATCTCTTCATTCTGAACTGCAAGCAGTTCATTTCCATGATCCTGCAATGAAACCTTCAAAGCCTCTGGCGGCTCTACATTTTCGTTGAGATCTGCAACGAACCAGCAAAAAGAAACATGTAAAGAAACAACATAAGGAAAAAACATCCGCCTGTTAGAATTTGAAAAATCTAATCATATATAAACCGCACAAAAGCATTACTCTCATCTTATTTGAAGccattatgaaaaaaataaaaatcacaagCTTTTTACCCAGTGAAAAAATTAAATCAGAAAAGAAAAACACAAAGACAGAACAAACTTCACCTTTAAAACCATCGCTGCTGCCGATTATAGAATTGGGCATACAAAGAAACCCCCATGAAACTAAAATCAAAGTAAAAGAGACCTTATATAAGCGCTTCCTGATCTTACAAGAATCATTTAAATTTTGCTCTCTTTTCAATTGAGCTCGACGTGACTTCTGCATCGCTTATCACATCACTTAACCACAAACTCGTTTGAGTTGATCTTCAACAGTCTCTCGAAACAATCATCCCGAACAGAGCTTCAAGTTGTCTTTCCTATTCGGAAAATGATAGATTGCCCATATTTCAAGAGACCAAATTACAGATTGGTGCTGCAttaaaaaagaacaagacaatttACCCTCTGTCAACAAACCAACACCCAAACCGCCAAAACTAAGCACCAATGCTCGGCAAACAAGGAGCCCGCATTAAAAAAACTCAATAAATTCTCCAAAAGTCAGGCCTATTTTCAAAAAATTACCGTTACAATGAATCAAACAAGACAAATAGCTAAAATCCTGCTTTAAACACGCGTTTGTTTCGGTTTATTTTTTCAAGCATACAAAAGAGCAGATTAAAGAAAAACAGAGGGGGTTGATTCGAGGGTCAAAAGCGGGTCAAAACAGCTCGAAATTTGTCAAAAGCTCCTGAATCCCCAAACAAAGGATGTCATCCGGTTTTCCATAGAATTCAGACGGTgaatttcaaaaacacaaaatgtGCACAACTATTCAGCCAAATTGAGCAAAAATTACCCTCAAGATGAAACGAATCCGTCGCCTCATAGAACGCTGGCGTCGAGAACATCAAACCCCGAAGATCTTCTTCGTATTCTGAAGATCGAAGCGCCGAAACGCTCACCTTCTGAGACCAATCGAGTGCCATTTAGTCTGCttctaaaaaattttaaaaatattgtaaATTTTTCAATTTGCAATTTTATTAATTTTCGATGGCATTATTTTTAATCAAACTCTCTCACTGCTTCCACTTTTTAAGCTTTCTCTCCCAACGAATTAAAATATTTTCCAACAGGTGGCCGCCAGCCTGGATTCGCCGACGCGTCATGTGTAGGGACACGTAACGTTGCAGGCCttgatatgtttttttttaaatttgcaattttTTTATACGTTGCCATTATCTTAAGTTTTCTGTCCGACAAACTTGCGAGAATACAATAATTTTCCAATGAGTGTCTGCCAGCTCAGATAGCACGAACGCGTCGTGAAGTGGGACGTGTCACGTGTGACGTCTtgtcattaatttttttttccttttgcgtGTTGAATTTGAATGTAACGGTTTGTTTTTATTCGGCTGAAGTTTGGAGTGTCGGTAAGGGATCCAACTTTCTAGATAGATACACATTCATTTGAGTAAAATAATGCGCAAATTTGGGTTTATTAAGGGAAGGAATGTCTACATCCATGTAAGCATTCTCATTCtaaaatatttttatgaaaatcaCCCCTAAATTTATTACTTTTGTGATTATATAGGGATGACGGCAATGgtttttacaaaaataattattaattaatattgaaGCGTATTgtgtattaaattttaataataattattggaAATTAAGAAGCCAATATGCTTTACTGTGTCTCATttaaaaaaaaggaagataaatagAGGTGTTAAAGATGAGATTCCAAAACTAAGATTTGTGTAGAATCCTCCACTATAATATATGAAATGCTACAATCTATCCAACTCAGTCAAATATCCAACTCACTACAAAAGACAAAATCCATGTAGAAAAAACTTGATCTTTACTTGTACTACTAGAAGGAGACTTAGAGGATGAGATGTGATGATCTTGTGTGGCTTCTTGTAAAGCCTCTAGTCCCTTCTGGAACATTTGGTTCATAACTTACTTTgctaaaaaaaattacaaggaccTCTTAATTTTTTCTTTGTCTCGAAGGAAGACTCACCAAACGAAAGCATTGCCATTCTTGAAAGTGACTTTTCTTTTCTAAAATTATATTTTAGCTTGGAGGGATGCTCATCGCTTTGATAAAGAATCTATcaagaggattttttttttttcttgtttgtttCTATTTGAATGATTGTGCTACTATTTTGTGGCTATTGGAACTAGAACTAGCCTCTAACTAGACCAAGTTGACATCTTCTCATATCaaacaatgccaaaagaaatcaAAAGTATGCATGGTAAAAGTATCACCTaatgcatccatagtagaataaattactagcatatatatcttaaattttaatttaatttatataaaatatgccaaaagatatccttctcaaggagcctatttgactttagggtataaaattgattaaaaataggaacctcgagaaggatatctctcggtgcATTTTATATaggttaaattaaaatttaagatatatatgctagtgtCATTCGCGTGGCgtgacatggaaaacataaaataaatcaatatataattatatagtatttttttattaaattgaattatattattacacggagatatatgaaattttatatatttatttgaactatttttaataatatatatgtgttgcaagattaaATCGTATATTAAAATCTAAGATACATtcaactttatttaatgataatataaaaatttatttaatggtcaatattatggttagggttagggttagggttaaggtttacatcattgttagggtaagggttagggttagcatcaaggttaggatttggtttaggtttaggattatggttagggttagggtttaggattatgctTAGTGttatggtaagggttagggttagtattatgatTAGGACTAGAGTCTAGTGTTagagttatgataatggttagggtttatatcatggttagggttagcatcaatgttAGGATTTGGTTTAAgtttaggattattgttagggttagggtttagtgttagggttaagtttatggttagggatacaattatgtttagggtttatatcaaagttagggttagggtaagaatAATTATagtaatggttaggtttaggattaggattaggattaggattagggtttagtgttagagacatgataatggttagggtttatatcatgattGGGGTtagtgttatgccttgcatactcttCCCCTCCATTTCATATCAAAAAATGTGGGTCCccctttttgtttttttgttgttttcccctcattttctttttattttgcctCTCCGGAGTTTCAAGTTCCCAAAACACCAGAGTCCTTTATTTTCTTGTGCACACTCTCGGGTTCTGAGGTTTCCAAGATCCCGAAGTGTGTTTTTAGTCCTCTACTTCTTTTCCTACTTCAAGATCTTGGAACCCCAAAGTTCATGTTGTTCCTCTTTTGGAAGCTTTGAGACTCCAAATCCCCAAAATACCAAGGGTctccttttgttttgttttgatttcagAACTCTGAAACTCCGGAGTCCCGACATCCCTTTGTTTTTCTTCGCTCTTTTGCCTATTTTGTTTTGATTTCGAAACTTCGAAGTCTAGGAGTCTCAAAATCCCTTTTGTTTCATTTTTGCCCCACTCTAAAACTCTAGAACCCCAAAGTCGTGAAGTCACTTAATTAGTGACCTTGAGATTTCAGAACCTTGGAATCCTGAAGTGTTTCATTTTTCATGCTCGAGGGATACTATAAATAGTCTCAGTGAAGGGAATTTGGGCTCATTTGTGTTTTACGTTATTAAGAGCTCCCCAAAATCCTTAGTGGCTCAGCCTTTCTCAGCGCGCATTTCCTCCCCTCTGCTTCTCGTCCAAGTTGGTCTTCTTCTTGGTATTGTTGTTTTTCTAGTTCTTTCTTGTTTTTTATGCTTGTTTGTTTGTTCCTTTCATAGTTAGGGTTTATGTTTTTTGTGCAAATAAGTCAATTCCTATCGACAGTTAATATTCTTAGGCTTTCTTTTTCTTTGGAACTCCAAAACTCCAGAGTCCTAGAGTTTTTTTTAATGCTTCCTAGTGTTCTTCGAGACTAGGAAGTCCAGAGCCCCGAAACCTATTTTCAAGTCTAGTTGATTGACCCCAAAACTCCGGATCACCGAAGTTCCGGAGTCCTCTTTTGTTGCCTTCTTGTTTCGATATTTTGTCCAACCCCGGAATCCCAAAGTCGTGGTCTTGTCTACCAAATCTATTTTGGAGTCCCGAAACGCTGGAATCTTGTGATAGTTTTTTTCTGTGTTTTCAAGCTCTGGAACCCCGAGATCCCAGAATCTTGCGTAATGGGTTCCTTTTGACCCTAAAACCCTGGGATTCCAAAGTATCTTATTTTTAATTAACATCTTAAGTTGTTGATCACGTGTATCCTCTTATGCAGATTAAGCCAATATTATGGAAACATTAGCCACCCCCAGGAAAAAAACCAAAAGCGAAAATCAAGCTTGAAAGGAACCTGCCTACAATGAAGTACCAGTACCAAGGTCAGACCTTGGTCTCAATGTTCGAGAATGAAGTATAGTGGGTCACTAACATGTAAACTGGTCACATAAATATAAAGGATATCAGGAGTGAGGTGACTCAGTCCAACCTCAATGCACCATACAAAAGAATCAAAAGGTATGGGCTTGTAGAAACCACCATCTTCCCCCAAGCAATGCAATCACCTAAATTAATCCTTTCCATTGCCCAAATTTATGATAAAGATACTCATAAATGTAGGGACACCAATGGAAATATGGTAGTTGATCTTTCACTTGAGATGCTCGCCATGACCTTTGAGATTCC from Cryptomeria japonica chromosome 3, Sugi_1.0, whole genome shotgun sequence harbors:
- the LOC131034785 gene encoding SUN domain-containing protein 4 isoform X1 — its product is MQKSRRAQLKREQNLNDSCKIRKRLYKVSFTLILVSWGFLCMPNSIIGSSDGFKDLNENVEPPEALKVSLQDHGNELLAVQNEEINEKEGPNCMVSSSDDVENTMHAGTVLNSYANDGIVSDVNDQDVDQSAKVESRTGETVNPEPEELKSNLEFVLDEEISPMPQLLNDSSRSGQRLDSCPTLEGSAQADYLDSQTGLPGDKETKQESCRFTEGKETCRETSGLLEETQAEGQPETHRLPKDKETQRETHRLPEEKETQSEPLRLSRVTPVGLDEFKRKSNNEKDQTTSNRLGVITHRLETGGGEYNYAAASKGAKVLAYNKESKGVQNILGRDEDKYLRSPCSAEEKFVVIELSEETLVKTIAIADFEHYSSKLKEFELLSSLVYPTDNWVLLGNFKAENVKHTQRFPLKEPKWARYLKLRFLSHHGTEFFCTLSKFEVYGVDAIERMLEDLISIGESALRTGESLADPSATAAPLPLEDQSADSTDELEPIRNLADKETEIKEKSDYQQLKEDSVKLNPAEPKIEIIQQQSGRMGGDTVLKILMQKVRSLELNLSVLEKYLEELNSRYGDFFSDFGKELDENTQLLQKIRAELNDLQNHKTMMEEEMQVYKSWRYTISSELDELAEANKFLRSEIQNNNLRLEHAVNKELVVLAVSFIFGCTAILKFVLDLILIVFKLCKAERACKPSSPWVMLLLSSCIVAFVLSL
- the LOC131034785 gene encoding SUN domain-containing protein 4 isoform X2, which translates into the protein MALDWSQKVSVSALRSSEYEEDLRGLMFSTPAFYEATDSFHLEDLNENVEPPEALKVSLQDHGNELLAVQNEEINEKEGPNCMVSSSDDVENTMHAGTVLNSYANDGIVSDVNDQDVDQSAKVESRTGETVNPEPEELKSNLEFVLDEEISPMPQLLNDSSRSGQRLDSCPTLEGSAQADYLDSQTGLPGDKETKQESCRFTEGKETCRETSGLLEETQAEGQPETHRLPKDKETQRETHRLPEEKETQSEPLRLSRVTPVGLDEFKRKSNNEKDQTTSNRLGVITHRLETGGGEYNYAAASKGAKVLAYNKESKGVQNILGRDEDKYLRSPCSAEEKFVVIELSEETLVKTIAIADFEHYSSKLKEFELLSSLVYPTDNWVLLGNFKAENVKHTQRFPLKEPKWARYLKLRFLSHHGTEFFCTLSKFEVYGVDAIERMLEDLISIGESALRTGESLADPSATAAPLPLEDQSADSTDELEPIRNLADKETEIKEKSDYQQLKEDSVKLNPAEPKIEIIQQQSGRMGGDTVLKILMQKVRSLELNLSVLEKYLEELNSRYGDFFSDFGKELDENTQLLQKIRAELNDLQNHKTMMEEEMQVYKSWRYTISSELDELAEANKFLRSEIQNNNLRLEHAVNKELVVLAVSFIFGCTAILKFVLDLILIVFKLCKAERACKPSSPWVMLLLSSCIVAFVLSL